The Engystomops pustulosus chromosome 4, aEngPut4.maternal, whole genome shotgun sequence genome contains a region encoding:
- the LOC140126551 gene encoding protein NYNRIN-like, with the protein MQPLYDCLKSGGPQGASPLVLPYLQDCHHQLKMAISRAPALGLPDYTQPFNLFVSESEGHATGVLAQQHAGRQRTIGYYSCRLDPVARTSPTCLKAVHAAHALLDKTADIVLGHDLIIQASHDLAAVLSQTQPRHLAHQRHLRLQCSLLLPSHITFKRCSVINPATLLPHSRGEEGDSEVAPEVEDPHDCLQVLLDDTSTPPGVTTQELPHPDLELWTDGSRFADQSGRYHTGYAVTTETQVVKAEAIPASMSAQEAELIALKEACTLAKGKTVNIRTDSRYAHGIAHDFGIIWKNRGFITAAGTPVKHADLIKSLMEALQLPTKVAVIKVKAHGKVNSKAARGNYLADCTAKEAAMGNVSSEWLERIPKEKQEMTYPCMVATRAQKKKEEEKKIISPTLAQLQEEQKMAPEEEHKAWKTWGAAYENGLWTMQGLVCLPRKLYPAIAAWAHEVTHRGKNQALGYAKKMYFAPGLSTAVNAYIKACSICATCNPAPTTKVPYQHLAKSDYPFQRIQVDHIQLPKSGRYEYALVAVDMFSGWPEAYPVVNMTAKLTAKKLITEIACRFGVPQVIESDQGPAFTGQIYTELWQMLGANIGLHTPYHPQSSGKVERMNGTLKNKLLKMTQENPKEWPELLPIALYHVRHTPQAKHGLTPYEILFGSPPKLSEVREQQLAEGMDKVVKFVVRLSKELSNTHSAVSASIPESTGDTVHDFQPGDKVYVKKHIRKNCLDPRFDGPYTVILVTPTAVKLEGKTTWTHASHCRRDPASP; encoded by the coding sequence ATGCAACCCTTGTATGACTGTTTAAAGTCAGGAGGACCACAAGGTGCTTCACCTCTGGTCCTCCCATATCTACAAGACTGTCACCACCAACTGAAGATGGCCATTTCCAGAGCGCCTGCTTTGGGACTTCCAGACTATACCCAGCCCTTCAACCTGTTTGTTTCTGAAAGTGAAGGACATGCAACTGGCGTCCTGGCGCAACAACATGCCGGGAGACAACGTACTATTGGATACTACTCTTGCCGTCTGGACCCTGTGGCCAGAACATCTCCTACTTGTTTGAAAGCAGTTCATGCCGCCCATGCACTTCTAGACAAGACTGCTGACATCGTCCTGGGACATGACCTCATCATTCAAGCCTCACATGATCTGGCAGCAGTCCTTTCTCAGACCCAACCCAGACATCTGGCCCACCAGAGACACCTCAGACTTCAGTGTTCTTTACTTCTGCCTTCCCATATCACCTTCAAACGTTGTTCAGTCATCAATCCAGCCACTCTCCTTCCACATTCCAGGGGGGAAGAAGGTGACTCAGAAGTTGCTCCAGAAGTTGAAGATCCTCATGACTGCTTACAAGTTCTTCTTGATGACACCTCAACGCCTCCAGGGGTAACTACCCAGGAATTACCCCATCCTGACCTTGAACTTTGGACAGACGGCTCCAGGTTTGCAGACCAGTCTGGAAGGTACCATACAGGTTATGCGGTAACCACTGAAACACAGGTGGTGAAAGCGGAAGCCATACCAGCCTCCATGTCAGCTCAAGAAGCCGAACTGATAGCCCTCAAGGAAGCCTGTACTTTGGCCAAAGGGAAGACTGTGAACATCAGGACTGACTCAAGGTATGCCCATGGCATTGCCCATGATTTTGGAATAATCTGGAAGAACAGAGGCTTCATCACAGCCGCAGGTACCCCAGTGAAGCATGCAGACCTCATCAAGAGCCTGATGGAAGCTCTACAACTGCCTACCAAGGTGGCAGTGATCAAGGTAAAAGCTCACGGAAAAGTGAACTCTAAAGCAGCCAGAGGAAACTACCTGGCTGACTGCACAGCCAAAGAAGCTGCCATGGGGAATGTGTCAtccgagtggctggaaaggatccCGAAGGAAAAACAAGAGATGACCTACCCCTGTATGGTGGCCACTAGAgcccagaagaagaaagaagaagaaaagaagattaTTTCTCCTACCCTTGCTCAGTTACAAGAGGAACAAAAGATGGCCCCAGAAGAAGAAcataaagcatggaaaacatGGGGTGCTGCTTATGAGAATGGACTCTGGACAATGCAAGGACTTGTCTGTCTCCCTAGAAAGCTGTACCCCGCCATTGCTGCCTGGGCTCATGAGGTAACGCACAGAGGAAAGAACCAAGCACTAGGCTATGCCAAGAAGATGTATTTTGCTCCAGGATTATCTACAGCTGTGAATGCCTACATCAAGGCCTGTTCCATTTGTGCTACCTGCAACCCAGCTCCCACAACCAAAGTGCCCTACCAGCACCTGGCCAAGTCAGACTACCCTTTCCAAAGGATCCAAGTTGACCACATTCAGCTTCCCAAGTCAGGAAGATATGAATATGCCTTAGTAGCTgtggacatgttctcaggatggccAGAAGCCTACCCAGTTGTCAACATGACTGCCAAGCTCACAGCCAAGAAACTGATTACTGAAATTGCCTGCAGATTTGGAGTACCTCAGGTAATAGAGAGTGACCAAGGACCAGCCTTCACCGGACAAATCTACACTGAACTATGGCAGATGCTAGGAGCTAACATCGGACTCCACACGCCGTATCATCCTCAAAGCTCGGGGAAAGTTGAAAGGATGAATGggactttgaagaacaaactgctcAAGATGACACAAGAAAACCCTAAGGAATGGCCAGAACTCTTGCCCATTGCCCTGTACCATGTCAGACACACCCCTCAAGCCAAACACGGTCTCACTCCCTATGAGATTCTGTTTGGGTCACCCCCTAAGTTGTCAGAAGTTAGGGAGCAGCAGTTAGCTGAGGGGATGGATAAAGTTGTTAAGTTTGTTGTCCGTCTGTCTAAAGAACTGTCTAACACACATTCTGCAGTCTCTGCTTCTATCCCTGAATCCACAGGTGACACGGTCCACGACTTCCAACCGGGTGACAAGGTGTATGTAAAGAAACATATCCGGAAGAACTGTCTAGACCCGAGGTTTGACGGTCCATACACTGTGATTCTTGTCACCCCCACTGCGGTTAAACTTGAGGGGAAAACCACCTGGACACACGCCTCCCACTGCAGAAGAGACCCGGCCTCACCATGA